From the Terriglobales bacterium genome, one window contains:
- a CDS encoding tetratricopeptide repeat protein produces MALGQVAEWQSAVRSEVAHQNLERASAIVEQQLSTSPNDLEAAAWRARLLAWQGHWPEAETGYRRVLEAATADAEVMAGLADVLTWQGKLEEALAVLDRARTIPPPQSFVLNRRARLLARLGRQKDARLEYRAALRLDENDSEARAGLHSLAGERRHQLRFGVDTDTFNYTDAASAQSFVLISRWNPLWTTTLSSTTYERFGATAQRVTGRISRRFGDNWLGIGGGANHDEGVIPHSEFALEYGRGFRIGGKGLVRGLEFSVSPQWFWYRDAKVTTITTSSLFYLPRDWMWSLSITAARSSFPVVGVQWQPSGSTRLSFPICADRLRGNVSFAVGTENFAKVDEVGRFSARTFAGGLKYQINSRQDIGMYVAYQGRSQQRTQTSVGFNYGIRF; encoded by the coding sequence ATGGCACTGGGCCAGGTTGCGGAGTGGCAAAGTGCAGTGCGCTCGGAGGTCGCGCATCAAAATCTCGAGCGCGCCAGCGCCATCGTCGAGCAGCAACTGAGCACAAGCCCCAACGATCTGGAAGCGGCGGCGTGGCGGGCACGACTGCTGGCGTGGCAAGGACACTGGCCGGAAGCCGAAACCGGATATCGCCGGGTGTTGGAAGCGGCGACGGCGGATGCGGAAGTGATGGCGGGGCTGGCGGACGTGCTCACCTGGCAGGGGAAGCTCGAGGAAGCACTCGCCGTCCTGGATCGAGCGCGAACCATTCCTCCGCCACAATCCTTCGTGCTGAACCGCCGTGCGCGGCTGCTGGCGCGATTGGGTCGGCAGAAGGATGCCCGGCTCGAATATCGGGCAGCGCTGCGCCTCGATGAAAACGACTCCGAGGCGCGCGCCGGATTGCATTCGCTTGCCGGCGAGCGGCGTCATCAACTGCGCTTCGGCGTGGATACCGACACCTTCAATTACACCGACGCTGCTTCGGCGCAAAGTTTCGTACTGATCTCACGCTGGAACCCACTCTGGACCACGACGCTCTCTTCCACCACCTATGAACGCTTCGGGGCGACTGCACAGCGGGTGACCGGGCGCATCAGCCGCCGCTTCGGCGACAACTGGCTGGGAATTGGCGGCGGAGCGAACCATGACGAGGGCGTGATTCCGCACAGTGAATTCGCCCTGGAGTACGGTCGCGGCTTCCGGATCGGCGGAAAGGGCTTGGTGCGAGGCCTGGAGTTCAGCGTCAGCCCGCAATGGTTCTGGTACCGCGATGCCAAGGTCACGACGATTACCACGTCCAGCCTCTTCTATCTGCCACGCGATTGGATGTGGTCGCTGAGCATAACAGCCGCGCGAAGCTCGTTTCCGGTGGTAGGAGTGCAATGGCAACCGTCGGGAAGCACGCGCCTGTCGTTTCCCATTTGCGCAGACCGGCTGCGCGGGAATGTGTCATTCGCCGTCGGCACGGAAAACTTCGCCAAGGTGGACGAAGTTGGGCGGTTCTCGGCGCGCACCTTCGCCGGCGGGTTGAAATACCAGATCAATTCTAGGCAGGACATCGGTATGTACGTCGCCTATCAAGGAAGATCACAGCAGCGCACGCAAACCAGCGTGGGATTCAACTATGGAATCCGTTTCTGA
- a CDS encoding glycosyltransferase produces MIRLLQISNSALFVYFLLSNIFYLALLITAIFASLRHRRRLSSLRLETLELSPFTPPISILIPAHNEETNIVENVRALLTLDYPSLELIVINDGSTDETLSALVKAFRLRQENVLYLPQVRSAPVRAVFASDVDPRLTVLDKDPGGTKADATNAGLNAATAPYVCVIDADSILEKDALLRMMAEVFSDPVRVAAAGGIVRVLNGSEVTDGRVSQVRLPSWPVESIQVVEYLRAFLIGRQAWGRVNMLPIVSGAFGVFRREAMLQIGGYRPEAIGEDIDLVIRMHRSLLEHQEHYRVVFVPEPTCWTQVPHSIGALARQRARWQKGLLDVLWRNRDMVFRPRYGRFGCVILPYLWIFELFAPVVEAIGYATILLALVLGVLSREFFVQILIFGYAFATLISIGAVVQEEVTYRRYGKWSEVARLLAYCFFEHLPYRQMHMVWRLQGMWQYMRGNLKWEAAERSQFVAASRR; encoded by the coding sequence ATGATCAGGCTGCTGCAAATCTCGAACTCTGCCCTGTTTGTCTACTTTCTGCTTTCCAACATTTTTTATCTCGCGCTGCTCATCACCGCGATTTTCGCCAGTCTGCGTCACCGGCGACGACTGAGCAGCCTGCGGCTGGAGACGCTGGAGCTTTCTCCCTTCACGCCGCCGATCAGCATCCTGATCCCGGCGCACAACGAGGAGACGAACATCGTCGAGAATGTTCGCGCGCTGCTGACGCTGGATTACCCATCGCTGGAGCTGATCGTGATCAACGACGGTTCCACCGACGAAACCCTGTCCGCGCTGGTCAAGGCATTCCGGCTGCGTCAGGAAAATGTTCTGTACCTGCCGCAAGTGCGTTCCGCACCCGTACGCGCGGTGTTTGCCAGTGACGTGGACCCGCGACTGACCGTTCTCGATAAAGATCCGGGCGGGACCAAAGCCGACGCGACCAATGCCGGATTGAACGCGGCTACCGCGCCCTACGTGTGCGTGATCGACGCCGACTCGATCCTGGAGAAGGACGCGCTGCTGCGCATGATGGCCGAGGTGTTTTCCGACCCGGTACGTGTCGCCGCGGCGGGAGGCATTGTACGCGTGCTGAACGGATCCGAGGTCACGGACGGGCGCGTCAGCCAAGTCCGCCTGCCGAGCTGGCCGGTGGAATCTATCCAGGTCGTCGAGTACCTGCGGGCATTCCTGATCGGGCGGCAAGCGTGGGGACGCGTCAACATGCTGCCCATCGTCTCGGGCGCGTTCGGCGTGTTCCGGCGAGAGGCCATGCTGCAGATCGGCGGCTACCGTCCGGAAGCGATCGGCGAAGACATCGACCTGGTCATACGCATGCATCGGTCATTGCTCGAGCACCAGGAACACTACCGGGTCGTATTCGTGCCGGAGCCGACGTGCTGGACGCAGGTCCCGCATTCGATAGGGGCTCTCGCCCGGCAACGAGCGCGCTGGCAGAAGGGACTGCTCGACGTGCTCTGGCGCAATCGGGACATGGTGTTCCGGCCACGTTATGGCCGTTTCGGCTGCGTCATCCTCCCCTACCTCTGGATCTTCGAACTGTTCGCGCCGGTAGTGGAAGCGATCGGCTATGCGACCATTCTCCTGGCGCTGGTGCTTGGCGTTCTCAGCAGAGAATTCTTCGTGCAAATCCTGATCTTCGGATATGCCTTCGCCACGCTGATCTCGATCGGTGCGGTAGTGCAGGAGGAAGTCACGTATCGGCGCTACGGCAAATGGAGCGAAGTCGCGCGTTTGCTGGCGTATTGTTTCTTCGAACATCTCCCCTATCGGCAGATGCACATGGTCTGGCGCTTGCAGGGGATGTGGCAATACATGCGCGGAAATCTCAAATGGGAAGCGGCGGAACGCAGTCAATTTGTTGCCGCGTCCCGCCGCTGA
- a CDS encoding BON domain-containing protein, whose amino-acid sequence MTTKRLSIVLMVLLALAVAVGCSRARNDAQIIGEVVTKINADPKISEKHVSVISANGVVTLSGSAATDEERAQVASDAAQVEGVKTVVNNLLIAGPPSMQASALPPAVDEQPAAKPAPPARATAHSPKKPSAYRESRNYSAKSAGNTANDMPIISSGPPVNTNTTAMAPMPVSPVSNVPATPPPPPAPTPVTVESGTTLNIRMIDAIDSARNHPGDSFRATLDSPITIGDKVVIPEGTDVVGRIVELKDAGRFAGQPQLALELSSLSMNGRKYTIHTNQYTRVGKSRGTNTAKKVGTGAAIGAVIGGIAGGGKGAAIGAATGAGVGGGVQATSKPEQVRIESEALLSFRLDSPITVMPVSNLQRPRNDYSGGSYSAPPPSNNANNDNNDVVDYTDDPGSTRSSDPNRPVLKRRPNTSDQSNNLPE is encoded by the coding sequence ATGACGACTAAGCGTTTATCGATCGTTCTGATGGTGCTGTTGGCCTTGGCGGTTGCCGTGGGATGCAGCCGTGCGCGCAACGACGCGCAAATCATCGGCGAGGTCGTAACCAAGATCAACGCCGATCCCAAGATTTCTGAAAAACACGTTTCTGTGATATCCGCCAACGGCGTGGTGACGCTGAGCGGCTCCGCGGCAACGGATGAGGAGCGTGCCCAGGTCGCCAGCGACGCCGCGCAAGTGGAAGGCGTAAAGACGGTGGTCAACAACCTGCTGATCGCGGGTCCACCTTCCATGCAGGCCAGCGCGCTGCCGCCGGCGGTGGATGAACAGCCGGCCGCGAAACCGGCTCCTCCGGCGCGCGCGACGGCACATTCGCCGAAGAAGCCCTCGGCGTATCGCGAAAGTCGCAATTACTCCGCGAAGAGCGCGGGCAATACCGCCAACGACATGCCGATCATCTCCTCGGGTCCCCCAGTCAACACCAACACGACTGCCATGGCGCCGATGCCGGTGTCCCCGGTGTCCAACGTCCCGGCGACTCCGCCGCCTCCGCCTGCGCCGACCCCGGTCACGGTGGAGAGCGGAACCACTCTGAACATCCGCATGATCGACGCCATTGACAGTGCGCGCAATCATCCCGGTGACAGCTTCCGGGCGACTCTCGATTCGCCCATCACGATCGGCGACAAGGTTGTCATTCCTGAGGGCACCGACGTAGTCGGCCGCATTGTCGAACTGAAAGATGCTGGGCGTTTCGCGGGCCAGCCGCAGCTAGCGCTTGAATTGTCCAGCCTGTCGATGAACGGCCGCAAATACACGATCCACACCAACCAGTACACGCGAGTCGGGAAATCTCGCGGCACCAACACTGCAAAGAAGGTCGGTACGGGCGCCGCGATTGGTGCGGTGATCGGCGGTATTGCTGGCGGCGGTAAGGGCGCTGCCATAGGGGCCGCGACCGGCGCGGGTGTCGGCGGCGGAGTCCAGGCAACGAGCAAGCCGGAGCAGGTGCGAATTGAATCGGAAGCCTTGTTGAGTTTCCGCCTCGACAGTCCGATTACCGTGATGCCGGTCAGCAATCTGCAGCGTCCGCGCAACGATTATTCCGGGGGCAGCTACAGTGCTCCGCCGCCGAGCAATAACGCCAATAACGATAATAATGACGTTGTCGATTACACGGACGATCCCGGCAGCACCCGCAGCAGCGACCCCAATCGGCCGGTGCTGAAGCGTCGCCCCAATACCAGCGACCAGAGCAATAATCTGCCGGAGTAG
- a CDS encoding HEAT repeat domain-containing protein, with protein MESVSEWMARLAPAAIVLKAIIVSLAGISALMIFITVRRWLRGRYFARRERQMFQARQQWNALINGQVRPETWRFDPLACEVLETMLLDSIEVSPAADLPRLVDCLRRSGLIDRRIDEARTAQGWKRWRALVALGRTRAPEAVPALADALESADMETRIAAVRGIGKLALPAAAVPMLELFSDQRLLVPASVVKNALLNCCRQEPEMLLRYVVNGRGPQRELLARVLAEIAQPSMAEELLVLAGDPSPEVRAAAARGLQHCDPRIAVPPLAQLASDPEWFVRLRAVVALGGIQVHHAMTVLVRALGDQNRHVRQRAAWALMNSRQTMAQVLGLVVNSGDNYGLQAVVAELERSGRYADAYDEVKQSEAPDRDSLLAALKAARSRLSFQQPTTKAEIAKAGVA; from the coding sequence ATGGAATCCGTTTCTGAATGGATGGCGCGCTTGGCGCCGGCGGCGATCGTACTGAAGGCGATCATTGTCTCGCTTGCGGGAATCTCGGCGCTGATGATCTTCATTACGGTCCGGCGGTGGCTGCGTGGGCGCTATTTCGCACGGCGGGAACGCCAGATGTTTCAAGCCCGGCAACAATGGAATGCTTTGATCAACGGGCAGGTAAGGCCAGAGACGTGGCGCTTCGACCCGCTGGCGTGCGAGGTGCTGGAAACCATGCTGCTGGACAGCATCGAGGTCAGCCCGGCGGCGGATCTGCCGCGGCTGGTCGACTGCTTGCGCCGCAGCGGTCTGATTGATCGCCGCATCGATGAAGCGCGTACGGCCCAGGGGTGGAAGCGGTGGCGCGCGCTGGTGGCGCTGGGTCGAACTCGCGCGCCCGAGGCAGTGCCGGCGCTGGCCGACGCATTGGAGTCGGCGGACATGGAGACACGCATCGCGGCCGTCCGCGGAATTGGAAAACTTGCGTTACCCGCAGCGGCGGTTCCGATGTTGGAACTTTTCTCCGACCAGCGCCTGCTGGTGCCCGCTTCGGTGGTCAAGAACGCCTTGCTGAACTGCTGCCGGCAAGAACCTGAAATGTTGCTCCGGTACGTCGTCAACGGCCGGGGGCCGCAGCGAGAACTGCTGGCGCGGGTGCTGGCGGAAATTGCCCAACCGTCGATGGCCGAAGAGTTGCTGGTGTTGGCAGGTGATCCCTCCCCGGAGGTCAGGGCGGCAGCGGCGCGCGGTCTGCAGCATTGTGACCCTCGAATTGCAGTGCCGCCGCTGGCGCAGCTTGCTTCCGACCCGGAATGGTTTGTGCGGCTGCGCGCGGTCGTGGCCCTGGGTGGTATCCAGGTCCACCATGCCATGACCGTGCTGGTTCGGGCGCTTGGCGACCAGAATCGCCACGTGCGCCAGCGCGCCGCATGGGCGCTGATGAACTCACGGCAAACGATGGCGCAGGTTTTGGGGCTGGTGGTGAATTCTGGCGACAACTACGGGCTGCAGGCGGTGGTTGCGGAACTGGAGCGGTCAGGACGCTACGCGGATGCCTATGATGAAGTGAAGCAAAGTGAAGCTCCCGATCGGGACAGCCTGCTGGCGGCGCTGAAAGCGGCGCGGTCGCGGCTGTCATTCCAGCAGCCGACAACGAAAGCGGAGATCGCAAAAGCAGGCGTGGCATGA